In Treponema primitia ZAS-2, a genomic segment contains:
- a CDS encoding ABC transporter ATP-binding protein — protein sequence MTRLIELENLKKRFRVKEAWGKVRYIHAVENVPLYIEQGETLGLVGESGCGKTTLGRTILRLHEPSSGKIFFRGQDITHADMLPYRRKMQIIFQDPSSSLNPRMTVGEIVGEPIDIHHLASSRPERKDRINYLLSRVGLNSEHANRYPHEFSGGQQQRIGIARALAVEPEFIVCDEPVSALDVSIQSQIVNMLEDMQRELGLTYLFIAHDISVVRHISRRIGVMYLGNLVELAASKELYKNPLHPYTKTLLQAVPIPDPRITRSRQRTILNGEIPSPMDLPPGCRFSTLCPNAMQCCSETAPMLKEIAPGHQVACHLFT from the coding sequence ATGACCCGGCTTATAGAACTGGAAAACCTGAAAAAACGGTTCCGGGTCAAAGAAGCCTGGGGCAAGGTCCGGTACATTCACGCCGTGGAAAACGTGCCCCTGTATATTGAACAGGGGGAAACCTTAGGTCTCGTGGGAGAATCGGGCTGCGGCAAAACCACCCTGGGGCGGACCATCCTGCGGCTCCACGAACCCAGCTCGGGGAAGATCTTCTTCCGAGGCCAGGACATTACCCATGCGGATATGCTTCCTTATAGAAGGAAGATGCAGATCATCTTTCAAGACCCATCCTCCTCCCTCAACCCCCGGATGACCGTGGGCGAAATCGTAGGTGAACCCATCGACATCCACCACCTGGCAAGTTCCAGACCTGAGCGGAAAGACCGGATCAACTACCTCCTCTCCCGGGTGGGCCTGAATAGCGAACACGCCAACCGCTATCCCCACGAATTTTCCGGCGGCCAGCAGCAGCGCATAGGCATTGCCCGCGCCCTGGCAGTGGAGCCTGAGTTTATCGTCTGCGATGAGCCCGTATCCGCCCTGGATGTGTCTATCCAGTCCCAGATTGTGAACATGCTTGAGGATATGCAGCGGGAACTGGGGCTGACCTACCTCTTCATTGCCCACGACATTTCGGTGGTGCGCCACATCTCCCGGCGCATTGGGGTGATGTACCTGGGCAACCTGGTAGAGCTGGCAGCCAGCAAGGAGCTGTACAAAAACCCCCTGCACCCCTACACCAAGACCCTGCTCCAGGCGGTCCCTATACCGGACCCGCGGATCACCCGCTCCCGGCAGCGGACCATCCTGAACGGGGAAATCCCCAGCCCCATGGACCTCCCCCCGGGCTGCCGTTTCAGCACCCTCTGCCCCAATGCCATGCAGTGCTGCTCCGAGACGGCGCCGATGTTGAAGGAAATTGCCCCGGGGCACCAGGTTGCCTGCCATCTGTTCACTTAA
- a CDS encoding ATP-binding protein — MSLLEQIIKESQARSLPAFTRRELRIELKGNLAPAIIGMRRSGKTCRLFQGMDQLIRQGINRAHILYCNFDDPRLRLAGGEGLLTELLETFFRLNPQARRQGAWLFFDEIQQIPGWAQFARRISDTEKVQLFLAGTSSQAFTEDAPPEFRGRSRSFELLPFSFRETLGHQNIPGSHPAHRPHPASGPYPAPGTPATENPATPADSPLERSDYEHLFSEYLIKGGFPDACAGNFVASSTGNFVASRTGNFQTKVDVTSGILEDHFTRAGLLQSYLDAVVLRDLLERRRLSNAPGVLELARTLVALNGTLVSMKGLADRLSARGLSMSREMTAQICAYLEDAFLIFLVPLYASSPQKTRVNPQKVYAVDPGLAWAHTPSPDQGRSLEQAVYLELRRRYPSLRQGGISYYLTRERRELNFLLGNPAQGPQALFQACPSLKDPETRKRELGALTAAMEELGLQEATVITLYEREELRTPWGIITVRPAWEWFLEG; from the coding sequence ATGTCTTTATTAGAACAAATAATCAAAGAATCCCAAGCCCGGTCTCTTCCCGCCTTTACCCGGCGGGAACTCCGCATTGAGCTAAAAGGAAACCTTGCCCCGGCAATCATTGGAATGCGCCGCAGCGGGAAAACCTGCCGGCTCTTTCAGGGCATGGACCAGCTGATACGCCAGGGGATCAACCGGGCCCACATACTGTACTGCAACTTCGATGACCCCCGGCTCCGGCTGGCCGGCGGGGAAGGGCTGCTAACGGAACTCCTGGAAACCTTTTTCAGGCTCAACCCCCAAGCCCGCCGCCAAGGCGCCTGGCTGTTCTTTGACGAAATCCAGCAAATCCCCGGCTGGGCCCAATTCGCCCGCCGTATAAGCGACACCGAAAAGGTGCAGCTTTTTCTTGCCGGCACCTCTTCCCAGGCCTTCACCGAGGACGCTCCCCCGGAATTCAGGGGCCGTTCCCGGAGCTTTGAACTTTTGCCCTTCAGTTTCCGGGAAACCTTGGGCCACCAAAACATCCCCGGGTCTCATCCGGCCCACAGGCCCCATCCAGCTTCCGGGCCCTACCCGGCGCCCGGGACCCCAGCTACAGAAAACCCGGCAACACCCGCAGACTCCCCCCTGGAACGCTCGGACTACGAACATCTTTTTTCGGAATACCTGATCAAAGGTGGCTTCCCCGATGCCTGCGCGGGAAACTTCGTTGCAAGTAGCACGGGAAACTTCGTTGCAAGCAGAACTGGTAACTTTCAAACTAAAGTTGACGTTACAAGTGGCATCTTAGAGGACCATTTTACCCGTGCCGGGCTTTTACAAAGTTACCTGGACGCCGTGGTGCTCCGGGACCTGCTTGAAAGGCGACGGCTTTCCAATGCTCCTGGGGTCCTGGAGCTTGCCCGCACCCTGGTCGCCCTTAACGGAACGCTGGTTTCCATGAAAGGCCTAGCGGACCGATTATCCGCCCGGGGCCTTTCCATGAGCCGGGAGATGACCGCCCAGATATGCGCCTACCTGGAGGACGCCTTCCTGATCTTTCTGGTACCCCTCTACGCCTCCAGTCCCCAAAAAACCCGGGTGAACCCCCAGAAAGTCTATGCAGTGGACCCCGGCCTGGCCTGGGCTCATACCCCGTCCCCGGACCAGGGCCGCAGCCTGGAACAGGCGGTCTACCTAGAACTCCGCCGCCGTTACCCGTCTCTCCGCCAGGGGGGCATCTCCTATTACCTGACCCGGGAGCGCCGGGAACTAAACTTCCTCCTGGGCAACCCCGCCCAGGGGCCGCAAGCTCTTTTCCAGGCCTGCCCCAGCCTGAAGGACCCGGAAACCCGCAAGCGGGAACTGGGCGCCCTGACGGCGGCCATGGAGGAGCTGGGCTTGCAGGAAGCGACGGTGATCACCCTGTATGAGCGGGAGGAACTGCGGACGCCCTGGGGGATTATTACGGTGCGACCGGCTTGGGAGTGGTTTTTGGAGGGGTGA
- a CDS encoding ABC transporter permease: MDALDFTPATREEKEAFIPQHKSVSYWEDAWRRLKRNHVAMVSLGVIIFLILFAYAGPLFVAYTYEEQVRGSENLAPLANSPLELEKIARGEKVFPHVFGTDTLGRDIFVRVMYGTRVSMIIGVMAAILTLLIGVVYGSISGFIGGRTDLVMMRIVDIIYSVPDVLVVLLLAVTLKPLLGSFADANQTNLMGRLVIALGPSIIAIFIAFALLYWTTLARIVRGQILQLKQQEYVIAAVALGARDSRIIMKHLLPNCVGSLVAATCLQIPIAIFLESFLSFLGLGVNAPMTSLGSLSADALGGMYTYTYRLIIPALILCLLILSFNLFGDGLRDALDPRLKK, encoded by the coding sequence ATGGATGCCCTGGACTTTACCCCCGCCACCAGGGAAGAAAAAGAAGCCTTTATCCCCCAGCATAAGAGCGTCTCTTACTGGGAGGACGCCTGGCGGCGGCTGAAGAGGAACCATGTCGCCATGGTTTCCCTTGGGGTTATCATCTTCCTCATACTTTTCGCCTATGCCGGGCCCCTTTTCGTGGCCTATACCTACGAGGAACAGGTGCGGGGCAGTGAAAACCTGGCGCCCCTCGCCAATTCTCCCCTGGAACTGGAAAAGATCGCCCGGGGAGAAAAGGTGTTTCCCCACGTCTTTGGGACCGATACTCTGGGCAGGGACATCTTTGTCAGGGTCATGTACGGGACCCGGGTGTCCATGATCATCGGAGTTATGGCTGCGATACTGACCCTGCTTATCGGGGTGGTCTACGGATCAATTTCGGGCTTCATAGGGGGGCGGACAGATCTGGTGATGATGCGTATCGTGGACATCATCTACTCGGTTCCCGATGTGCTCGTAGTATTACTACTCGCAGTAACCCTGAAGCCCCTGCTTGGTTCCTTCGCGGACGCCAACCAGACTAACCTTATGGGGCGGCTGGTCATCGCCCTGGGGCCCAGCATTATCGCTATTTTTATCGCCTTTGCCCTGCTGTACTGGACCACTCTGGCCCGGATCGTCCGGGGGCAGATACTCCAGCTCAAACAGCAGGAGTACGTCATCGCCGCAGTTGCCCTGGGGGCCCGGGATTCGCGGATCATCATGAAGCACCTGCTCCCTAATTGCGTAGGTTCCCTGGTGGCGGCCACCTGCCTCCAGATACCCATTGCCATCTTCCTGGAATCCTTCCTTTCCTTCCTGGGTCTCGGGGTTAACGCCCCCATGACCAGCCTGGGCTCTCTTTCAGCGGACGCCCTGGGAGGAATGTACACCTATACCTACCGGCTTATCATTCCGGCACTAATACTGTGCCTTTTGATCCTCTCCTTTAATCTTTTTGGCGATGGACTGCGGGATGCCCTGGATCCCCGGCTCAAGAAATAG
- a CDS encoding peptide ABC transporter substrate-binding protein — protein MKKNFVLSVLLVLAAALALTGCGGKKATAASGTQMTIVVGSEPNSIDPALNTAVDGAVYLVQSFEGLYKYEDNGKGNAVLVPGQAESAPQKTVNPDGSVTYLFKLRNNLKWSDGQAFTAKDFVYGWQRLVDPETAADYNYMIDMVKNANEIMDGALDKSQLGIRAIDDRTLEIILTYDCPYFFEIAAFPAAFPVRADVIAKAADQWTFSPSTYISNGPYRLKEWVHNSYLLYEKNPNYYEPVTGPDTLRFSLMDDDNAILAGFRSGDIDFAENPPVDEIPTLLSSGTLTIADYLGTYFVTFNNQKAPFNDARVRRAFSLAIDRNYLIDQITRTGEKPATAYVPSGISDAAGAGSDFRDIGKGYYSVAPTDYNSNVAEAKRLLAEAGYPEGRGFPVVEYLFNTNDRHRAIGEALQNMWRTVLGVNVTLGNQDWAVFIDNRKTGNYLIARHGWIADYNDPISFLDMFVTGGGNNDPQYSSPRYDALLAAAKATSVPEERFRYMHQAEDIFMGEDAAVAPIYFYTQPYMLKPSIKGLYYTPLGFFFYKNVTGL, from the coding sequence ATGAAGAAAAATTTTGTACTATCGGTCCTGCTGGTTCTTGCAGCAGCCTTGGCTCTTACCGGCTGCGGCGGCAAAAAAGCCACCGCAGCCAGCGGGACCCAAATGACCATCGTGGTCGGTTCCGAACCGAACTCCATCGATCCTGCGCTGAATACCGCAGTGGACGGAGCTGTCTATCTGGTGCAGAGCTTTGAAGGGCTCTACAAGTATGAAGATAACGGGAAGGGCAACGCAGTCCTGGTCCCTGGCCAGGCCGAAAGCGCTCCCCAGAAAACGGTAAACCCCGACGGGTCCGTGACCTACCTGTTTAAACTGCGGAACAACCTAAAGTGGTCCGACGGCCAAGCCTTTACCGCCAAAGACTTTGTCTACGGCTGGCAGCGCCTGGTGGACCCTGAGACTGCCGCAGATTATAACTATATGATCGATATGGTTAAAAACGCTAACGAGATAATGGACGGGGCGCTGGACAAAAGCCAGCTGGGCATCCGGGCAATTGATGACCGGACCCTGGAAATTATCCTGACCTATGACTGTCCCTATTTCTTTGAAATCGCCGCCTTCCCTGCGGCCTTTCCGGTCCGCGCCGATGTTATTGCAAAGGCGGCGGATCAGTGGACCTTCAGCCCCTCCACCTACATCAGCAACGGACCCTACCGCCTGAAGGAATGGGTCCACAACAGTTATCTGCTCTACGAAAAGAACCCCAACTATTATGAGCCGGTCACCGGCCCGGACACCCTCCGCTTTTCCCTGATGGACGATGACAACGCCATACTGGCAGGGTTCCGCAGTGGGGACATTGACTTTGCAGAGAATCCGCCGGTGGACGAAATTCCCACCCTGCTTTCCTCGGGAACCCTGACCATAGCAGATTACCTGGGCACCTACTTTGTTACCTTTAATAACCAGAAGGCGCCCTTCAACGATGCCCGGGTCAGGAGGGCCTTCTCCCTGGCCATTGACCGGAACTACCTGATCGATCAGATCACCCGCACCGGTGAAAAACCCGCCACCGCTTATGTCCCCTCGGGCATTTCCGATGCCGCAGGGGCCGGAAGCGATTTCCGCGATATAGGCAAGGGTTATTACAGCGTGGCCCCTACAGATTACAACAGTAATGTTGCGGAGGCAAAACGGCTCCTGGCAGAAGCGGGGTATCCTGAAGGCCGGGGTTTCCCGGTGGTGGAATACCTTTTCAACACCAATGACCGGCACCGTGCCATCGGCGAAGCCCTGCAGAATATGTGGCGCACCGTCCTTGGGGTCAACGTAACCCTGGGCAACCAGGACTGGGCAGTCTTCATTGACAACCGCAAAACCGGCAACTATCTCATTGCCCGGCACGGCTGGATCGCGGACTACAACGATCCTATCTCCTTCCTGGATATGTTTGTCACCGGTGGCGGCAACAACGATCCCCAGTATTCCAGTCCCCGGTATGACGCCCTTCTGGCCGCCGCCAAAGCTACCTCGGTACCCGAAGAACGGTTCCGCTATATGCACCAGGCAGAGGACATTTTCATGGGCGAAGATGCGGCGGTTGCGCCGATCTATTTCTACACCCAGCCCTATATGCTGAAACCCAGTATTAAGGGTTTGTATTATACCCCATTAGGGTTCTTCTTCTATAAAAACGTGACGGGTCTGTAG
- a CDS encoding CotH kinase family protein yields MQNYSKVLVGIILVFGFVLSGCKQVNNPGDDKTYLVKIGTVTNGTISANPTSGAEGTEITLTVSPDDGYRLKIGTLKYGTTLINENTKKFNLPASNITVTAKFRILADDDSEDESGLSIIKIDTGGRAIDSKDTWLENAAYTIFNSDGTTITASGATDIKGRGNFTWGLEKKPYSLKLSSKTSLLGMPSHKRWVLLANHLDKTLLRNEIGFKLGEIFDHIDWTPHTVQVELYVNDVYQGVYQFSEAIKLDANRVAIDEIKKGNPGGGYILEIDERRGEESNFTTTHGVVFNCSDPDDGLDKKPTGSPQTLFEKIRADVQHAEDVLYSGDFTDPDNGYRKYLDVDSFVDWYLVEEIACYQDSKFYSSVYMYYDPSDQKYHLGPLWDFDTHFGNAWSMVSTGFLIKDSKWISRLFDDPYFVSLIKARWNEKKSAVDALQTFIDARADSLNAAQANNFERWPILNTNIGGANSQIAGSYAGEIAFLKLWLTLRISWLDTAINRL; encoded by the coding sequence ATGCAGAACTATTCTAAAGTACTGGTTGGGATCATTTTAGTGTTTGGTTTTGTATTATCTGGTTGTAAGCAGGTAAATAATCCGGGAGATGATAAAACTTATTTGGTAAAAATAGGAACAGTAACAAATGGAACAATTTCTGCTAATCCAACCAGCGGGGCAGAAGGAACTGAAATAACTTTAACGGTAAGCCCCGATGATGGCTATCGGTTAAAAATCGGAACGCTCAAATATGGGACTACGCTCATTAATGAAAATACGAAAAAATTTAATTTACCGGCCTCCAATATAACCGTTACGGCTAAATTTAGAATTTTAGCTGATGATGATTCGGAAGATGAGTCCGGATTATCGATTATAAAAATTGATACCGGCGGACGGGCAATAGATTCCAAAGACACCTGGCTAGAAAATGCTGCCTATACTATTTTCAATAGTGACGGCACAACAATAACAGCAAGCGGCGCCACCGATATTAAGGGAAGGGGGAATTTTACCTGGGGCCTGGAAAAAAAGCCTTATTCCCTAAAACTGTCATCGAAAACCTCGCTTCTTGGTATGCCTTCCCATAAACGATGGGTATTACTGGCAAATCATTTGGATAAAACGCTCTTACGCAATGAAATCGGATTTAAACTTGGGGAAATATTTGACCATATTGACTGGACACCACATACCGTACAGGTTGAGTTATATGTGAATGATGTATATCAGGGTGTATATCAATTTAGCGAGGCCATAAAACTTGATGCAAATCGGGTTGCTATAGATGAAATTAAAAAAGGCAATCCGGGCGGTGGATACATTCTTGAAATTGATGAACGAAGGGGTGAAGAGTCCAATTTTACTACCACACATGGAGTGGTTTTCAACTGCTCTGATCCTGACGATGGGCTGGATAAGAAACCTACCGGCAGCCCGCAAACCTTGTTTGAAAAAATTCGAGCGGACGTACAGCACGCTGAAGACGTATTATATTCAGGTGATTTTACCGATCCGGACAATGGGTACCGGAAATACCTTGACGTTGACTCCTTTGTTGACTGGTATTTGGTCGAAGAAATTGCGTGCTATCAGGATAGTAAATTCTACTCGAGCGTATATATGTATTACGACCCCAGCGACCAAAAATATCATCTGGGACCGCTCTGGGACTTTGATACCCATTTTGGCAATGCGTGGAGCATGGTGAGTACGGGATTTCTGATAAAAGATTCAAAATGGATTTCGAGGCTGTTTGACGACCCCTATTTTGTGTCCCTCATTAAAGCACGCTGGAATGAGAAAAAATCCGCAGTTGATGCATTGCAGACATTCATTGATGCTCGTGCCGATAGTTTAAATGCTGCGCAAGCAAATAACTTTGAAAGATGGCCTATTTTAAACACCAACATAGGCGGAGCAAATTCTCAAATTGCCGGGAGTTATGCCGGAGAAATAGCTTTTCTCAAATTATGGCTGACACTAAGAATCAGTTGGCTGGATACGGCAATAAACAGGTTATAG
- a CDS encoding OmpA family protein translates to MHKVYAIIALFLTGFCRPVPGAWGEQFAYKHTAGDKYRILSTVHEDVYVDRRLAFRSEILNRIAVEVLRAGNGSGFHRALFQVAERALLSGRNAGGQSFQWAREYESEFERDRLGHITIDRRFYMPVVRNVPVFPDRDLKNGETWSAEGHEMHDFRDSYGIAEPYRIPFNANYTFLGNREWKGKTYPAFSVSYRIFFEPEPARGTVWPRRIMGASDQIVFWDSVLGQELSYTEEFRMILELSDGRTIEYRGTAEAEIVEAPKLDKERVVEDINRDIARMGIDDARARVVDDGVAISLENVQFQAESAALLGTEQTKLDKIAEILRRYPDRDILVGGHTAMAGTEEGRAQLSRERAASVAEYLIGKKVRAPERVVVRGYGAEQPLGDNGTEEGRRKNRRVEITILEN, encoded by the coding sequence ATGCACAAGGTGTATGCAATTATCGCCCTTTTTCTCACCGGGTTTTGCCGGCCTGTTCCCGGCGCTTGGGGGGAACAGTTTGCCTATAAGCATACTGCGGGGGATAAGTACCGGATACTTTCTACGGTTCATGAGGATGTGTATGTAGACCGGCGGCTGGCGTTCAGATCGGAGATTCTGAACCGGATTGCCGTGGAGGTCCTGAGGGCCGGAAACGGGTCCGGGTTTCACCGGGCGCTGTTCCAGGTGGCGGAACGGGCTTTGCTAAGCGGGAGAAATGCCGGGGGACAGAGCTTCCAGTGGGCCCGGGAGTATGAGTCTGAATTTGAGCGGGATAGACTGGGGCATATCACTATTGATCGGCGTTTTTATATGCCTGTGGTGCGGAATGTGCCGGTGTTTCCTGACCGGGACCTGAAAAATGGGGAAACCTGGAGCGCTGAGGGCCACGAGATGCACGATTTTCGGGACAGTTATGGCATTGCCGAACCCTACCGGATTCCTTTCAATGCGAATTATACCTTTTTAGGGAACCGGGAATGGAAGGGCAAAACGTACCCGGCCTTTTCGGTGTCCTACCGGATCTTTTTCGAGCCCGAGCCGGCCCGGGGAACCGTCTGGCCCCGGCGTATCATGGGGGCTTCGGATCAGATCGTGTTTTGGGATTCCGTCCTGGGCCAGGAGCTTTCTTATACAGAAGAATTCAGGATGATCCTGGAGCTTTCCGACGGGCGGACCATTGAATACCGGGGGACTGCGGAGGCGGAAATTGTGGAGGCCCCCAAACTGGACAAGGAGCGGGTTGTCGAGGATATCAACCGGGATATCGCCAGGATGGGGATCGACGATGCCAGGGCGCGGGTTGTGGACGACGGGGTGGCCATCAGCCTGGAAAATGTGCAGTTCCAGGCTGAGTCGGCGGCGCTGTTGGGGACAGAGCAGACCAAACTGGACAAGATCGCCGAAATACTCCGCCGTTACCCGGACCGGGACATCCTGGTGGGGGGGCATACTGCCATGGCGGGAACCGAAGAGGGGCGGGCCCAGCTTTCCCGGGAACGGGCCGCTTCGGTGGCGGAGTACCTGATCGGAAAAAAGGTCCGGGCACCGGAGCGGGTGGTGGTCCGGGGCTATGGGGCGGAGCAGCCCCTGGGGGATAACGGTACCGAAGAAGGCCGGCGGAAAAACCGGCGGGTTGAAATTACCATACTTGAAAATTAA
- a CDS encoding ABC transporter ATP-binding protein gives MAEDTLLDVRDLQVSFFTPVGEVKAVGGISYALKYGEVMGIVGESGSGKSVEAYSIMGILDSPGKVVGGSIRFEGEDLLGHSAKEMEKIRGNRMSMIFQNPMESLNPVYTIGNQLIDVLRIHSADTAILNDGENAGAKETPKISVQAARDRAIEMLRLVGITHPEQRMGQYPYELSGGMRQRVMIAMALLCEPQLLIADEPTTALDVTIQAQILELMKDIKEKTRMAVIFITHNLAVIAEICDTVLVMYGGHIAEQGTVEDIFYAPAHPYTRGLLRSMPRIDAEEATRLIPIEGTPINMLDPNPGCPFAPRCESCMRICIQQLPPETILPAVSGGLVDSSPGSPPLREHRVACWLPVQAQSRQEQKEPKP, from the coding sequence ATGGCGGAAGATACCTTGCTTGATGTCCGTGATTTACAGGTTTCCTTCTTTACCCCCGTGGGGGAAGTGAAGGCCGTGGGGGGCATAAGCTATGCCCTCAAATACGGCGAAGTCATGGGCATTGTGGGCGAATCCGGGTCCGGCAAAAGCGTGGAGGCCTATTCGATAATGGGGATCCTGGACTCCCCGGGAAAGGTCGTGGGCGGGTCCATACGGTTTGAAGGGGAGGATCTGCTGGGCCATTCGGCGAAGGAGATGGAGAAAATCCGGGGCAACAGGATGAGCATGATCTTCCAGAACCCCATGGAAAGCCTCAATCCGGTGTATACCATCGGGAACCAGTTGATAGATGTGCTGCGCATCCACTCGGCGGACACAGCAATACTGAACGACGGGGAAAATGCCGGGGCAAAGGAAACGCCGAAAATTTCCGTCCAGGCGGCCCGGGACAGGGCCATTGAGATGCTCCGCCTGGTGGGCATTACCCACCCGGAACAGCGTATGGGCCAGTACCCCTACGAACTTTCCGGGGGCATGCGCCAGCGGGTGATGATCGCCATGGCCCTGCTCTGCGAACCCCAATTGCTCATCGCCGACGAGCCGACCACCGCCCTGGACGTTACCATCCAGGCCCAGATACTGGAACTCATGAAGGACATCAAAGAAAAAACCCGGATGGCCGTGATCTTCATCACCCACAACCTGGCGGTGATTGCCGAAATCTGCGACACCGTCCTGGTGATGTACGGCGGGCATATCGCCGAGCAGGGCACGGTGGAGGATATTTTCTACGCCCCCGCCCATCCCTATACCAGGGGCCTCCTCAGGTCCATGCCCCGTATTGATGCAGAGGAAGCCACGCGGCTGATCCCCATTGAGGGGACCCCCATCAATATGCTGGATCCGAACCCCGGCTGCCCCTTCGCCCCCCGCTGCGAAAGCTGTATGCGGATCTGCATCCAGCAGCTGCCCCCGGAGACAATACTCCCGGCCGTCAGCGGCGGGCTTGTCGATTCATCCCCCGGTTCACCGCCCCTGCGGGAACACCGGGTCGCCTGCTGGCTGCCGGTTCAGGCGCAATCCCGGCAAGAGCAGAAGGAGCCGAAACCATGA
- a CDS encoding ABC transporter permease, whose product MAGYFIKRILLALGTLLLVICLTFILMNTVPGGPFLGEKAISARVLAELEAKYGLDKPLPVQLKNYILSLLHGDMGVSLKMQKNRPVRIIIGEMFPVSAKIGAIALLWATIAGIGLGCLAAYTRGKWEDSLLQIVTTLGVAFPVFVSATALLVLFAGGVFHVFPSSGISRGPISYVLPCFTLGLTPMCSIARYTRSSMLDVLNKEYIKTVRAYGHPVPHLIFKHALRNALIPVVTYMGPLIAAVLTGTFVVESVFNIPGLGRYFIQSIQNRDYPLIMGTTIFFAALVILMSVLVDLIYKIIDPRIQFSNDEAG is encoded by the coding sequence ATGGCCGGATATTTCATTAAGCGAATCTTACTTGCCCTGGGGACTCTGCTTCTGGTGATATGCCTGACCTTTATCCTGATGAATACTGTCCCCGGGGGGCCGTTTCTGGGGGAAAAGGCCATTTCAGCCCGGGTTTTGGCGGAACTTGAGGCAAAATACGGCCTGGACAAGCCTCTTCCGGTACAATTAAAGAACTATATCCTCAGTCTGCTCCATGGAGACATGGGGGTTTCCCTTAAAATGCAGAAAAACAGGCCGGTTCGTATCATTATCGGGGAAATGTTTCCCGTTTCGGCGAAGATCGGGGCTATTGCCCTGCTCTGGGCGACCATTGCGGGGATAGGATTGGGGTGCCTGGCGGCTTATACCCGGGGAAAGTGGGAGGACAGTCTGCTCCAGATAGTTACCACCCTGGGGGTGGCCTTCCCGGTCTTTGTCAGCGCCACGGCGCTGCTGGTCCTCTTTGCCGGGGGGGTGTTTCATGTTTTCCCAAGTTCCGGCATTTCCCGGGGGCCCATCAGCTATGTGCTGCCCTGCTTTACCCTGGGACTCACCCCCATGTGCTCCATTGCCCGGTATACCCGGTCTTCCATGTTGGATGTGCTTAATAAGGAATACATTAAGACCGTCCGGGCTTACGGGCACCCGGTCCCGCACCTGATCTTCAAGCATGCACTCAGGAACGCCCTGATTCCGGTGGTTACCTACATGGGGCCCCTCATCGCGGCGGTGCTGACCGGCACCTTTGTGGTGGAAAGCGTCTTTAATATCCCCGGCCTGGGCCGTTATTTTATCCAGAGCATCCAAAACCGGGACTACCCGCTGATCATGGGAACCACCATCTTCTTTGCCGCCCTGGTTATCCTGATGAGCGTCCTGGTTGACCTGATCTACAAGATCATCGATCCCCGGATTCAGTTTTCCAACGATGAGGCCGGCTGA
- a CDS encoding helix-turn-helix domain-containing protein: MNGDKLRIILSQNIKQFRLHRGFSQAELAEKADISIPFLGAIERGDKWPHPDSLAKLASALNIEAFELLKQENGVTHDVKAVVYKLTNDINSLVNDSIETLNKIAHNIDH; encoded by the coding sequence GTGAATGGCGATAAATTACGTATCATTTTAAGCCAAAATATTAAGCAATTTCGTTTACATCGTGGTTTTTCGCAAGCTGAGCTAGCAGAAAAAGCTGATATTTCTATACCGTTCCTCGGGGCAATTGAACGTGGCGATAAGTGGCCTCATCCTGATTCGCTGGCTAAGCTGGCTAGTGCCTTGAATATCGAAGCCTTTGAGCTTTTAAAGCAAGAAAATGGCGTTACCCATGATGTTAAGGCGGTTGTTTACAAATTAACAAATGATATTAACTCATTGGTTAATGATTCAATAGAAACTCTTAATAAAATTGCCCATAATATTGACCATTAA